In the Mya arenaria isolate MELC-2E11 chromosome 11, ASM2691426v1 genome, one interval contains:
- the LOC128209009 gene encoding uncharacterized protein LOC128209009: MTGRHFNSRFDQLVRESPMPQMYNHSMNASMFSNNGFDSLRSNPMSVSALPMVSSVRHQFDPFRSPQMLMRGQPTMENVSISTIFNSLKNPQPRNVGRHLEDEENNPNIHAGHTFGTKANSKKSTNNAVFNAIRNTNRNTILMPGRSSTQTYTQVLECNQQRQQRHGTLGNPTEELIGDEDMDSLDNMSYSEESITTADCVNEDLTSAASEVEACALFNWIIKVVPGMHSICVEGKKNLSDVNYWHSGMVVKRLGEKVVATHSGAVYRLVGNIDVMDALSAGFPKRVVEAFWVGFPEDWERVIAAYFNNEYLNRSAEETGSDDDIATLEETDVTKETTLDQHDIEVTEVEDSDDGNDEAKKGKNNPKQKKQRRSSTVRKVKSRAAVRPKVREKEKEDVLESWTIKVMPSGQGIQILGTRSNGRVWHSTAIEERLDRNRLKSSSGSVYKLKGHMDKLLAIDTGLPEIVISKFKHGFPKEWLELVQEHLLEQPKVKNQRLRTPKDCKPTKQQSKTVPRNAVKHEATLQKESKIIKSEQNRKPSKTNSSLKRTSERLNHSDTNIIIKKTSDRLNQSSPSIQRKLNTSACSERLAPSRMVVTPTGMSVDVETLGRSRSGRLVKPPLQWWAGQQLVREGETFRVVVPTLGSSQYVQQFEDNFRNCKMRGQGGSKKKKNDSLNTSQSSVNTTQSSGIVDGNQGGKRGSSSRSVKDGQGCKEKISQNDLEVRIIFKQKTQQHEVSDKNSHKNTGGGKNCGSASEMYELDGSVDGGRTRNRRSASRKGSKVVKEVVDQDNVVSSSTNEQNMDCDSSVEMENGKRKAREIITKRASLSRTRNGQQVLEENQSSMSDRTLRSRNSVHEVDSDSEGDSTLEKAEVKTKQPEKRNTSSRSLREEVLTKTSLRNRKKMPVIIESDSDTSIDMESREQEERRKPGKKLEQGSSKGKKRKGGVRISENVVEEEEVDMEVRWTEEETNKLEDACKINNPAHPMYWLRVAEAVGTKTAEECSERFFRDSHTARTRSEKKKPVKEKPKVTSLTANKGTLKRKQQLRDMLDQGNQDYEDDLFESTPFKAKKRKAATFGLDDEDDEAIYEELARKQGKSRFETPKGDFSVGYIKPMAASSKKTPLSRVDEDMFTQKRDLDGYVHRIMKRRMVNKKKKVVSKHDTPKPPKPAVVVQDDADPRIIQKLFKDIMKETNTDKENHEDSEHEEDYYWDENIAENSS; encoded by the exons ATGACTGGTAGACATTTCAACAGCAGATTTGATCAGCTAGTCAGGGAAAGCCCTATGCCTCAG ATGTACAATCACAGTATGAATGCATCCATGTTTTCCAACAATGGTTTTGACAGCTTGCGGTCCAATCCGATGTCCGTTTCTGCTCTTCCAATGGTTTCATCAGTTCGTCACCAGTTTGATCCATTCAG GTCACCACAGATGCTTATGAGGGGACAGCCAACGATGGAAAATGTTAGTATTTCCACCATTTTCAACAGTTTGAAGAACCCTCAACCTAGAAATGTTGGACGCCATTTGGAAGATGAAGAAAATAACCCAAATATTCATGCTGGACACACATTCGGCACGAAAGCTAACTCCAAGAAATCGACaaataatgctgtttttaaCGCTATCAGAAATACTAAcagaaatactattttaatgCCGGGAAGATCTTCAACACAAACATATACTCAGGTCTTAGAATGCAATCAGCAGAGACAACAAAGACATGGAACATTAGGTAATCCGACCGAAGAACTGATTGGAGATGAGGACATGGATAGTCTGGACAACATGAGTTATTCAGAGGAATCTATTACAACTGCTGATTGTGTAAATGAAG ACCTGACATCTGCAGCCTCCGAGGTTGAAGCGTGTGCGTTGTTCAACTGGATCATAAAGGTGGTTCCCGGCATGCACTCCATATGTGTCGAGGGCAAGAAGAA CTTATCTGATGTGAATTACTGGCACAGTGGTATGGTGGTAAAACGGCTCGGCGAGAAGGTGGTGGCGACACATTCCGGGGCTGTGTACCGGCTGGTGGGAAACATTGATGTCATGGATGCTTTGTCTGCAG GGTTTCCGAAGCGTGTGGTTGAGGCTTTCTGGGTTGGATTTCCTGAGGACTGGGAGAGAGTGATAGCTGCGTACTTCAATAATGAGTACTTAAATAG gtcaGCAGAAGAAACAGGATCTGATGATG ACATTGCTACATTAGAAGAGACTGATGTTACCAAGGAAACAACGTTGGATCAACATGACATTGAAGTCACTGAAG TTGAAGATTCAGATGATGGTAATGATGAGGCAAAGAAGGGGAAAAACAATCCAAAACAGAAGAAGCAGAGGCGATCATCAACAGTGAGAAAAGTGAAAAGTCGAGCCGCGGTCAGACCTAAGGTGAGGGAGAAGGAGAAAGAGGATGTCTTGGAAAGCTGGACGATTAAAGTGATGCCTTCTGGGCAAGGGATTCAGATACTTGGAACAAGATC GAATGGGCGTGTCTGGCACAGTACAGCCATCGAAGAACGGCTGGATCGAAATCGCCTAAAGTCATCATCTGGGTCTGTTTACAAGCTTAAAGGGCACATGGATAAACTTCTGGCAATTGATACAG GTCTACCAGAAATAGTTATCAGCAAGTTCAAACATGGATTTCCTAAGGAATGGCTTGAGTTAGTTCAGGAACATCTACTTGAACAACCAAAAGTGAAAAATCAAAGACTGAGAACTCCTAAAGACTGTAAACCCACAAAACAGCAGTCTAAGACTGTACCAAGGAATGCTGTGAAACATGAGGCTACATTACAAAAAGAGTCTAAAATTATTAAGTCAGAGCAGAATAGAAAGCCTAGTAAAACAAACAGCTCTCTGAAGAGAACCTCTGAAAGACTGAATCATAGTgatacaaacattattattaagaAAACCTCTGACAGACTGAATCAGTCTTCACCGTCAATACAGAGAAAACTCAACACATCAGCATGTTCTGAGAGGTTGGCTCCAAGTAGAATGG TTGTGACTCCGACGGGCATGTCTGTAGATGTTGAAACCCTGGGTCGATCACGTAGTGGTCGTCTCGTCAAACCGCCATTGCAATGGTGGGCAGGCCAACAGCTAGTCAGGGAAGGGGAGACATTCCGAGTTGTGGTGCCTACCCTAGGTTCTTCTCAGTATGTGCAGCAGTTTGAGGACAATTTCAGG AACTGCAAAATGCGAGGACAAGGAGGCAGTAAGAAGAAAAAGAATGATTCGTTAAACACTAGCCAGTCATCTGTGAATACCACACAATCCTCAG GAATTGTAGATGGAAACCAAGGGGGTAAAAGGGGCAGCTCATCAAGGAGTGTGAAAGATGGTCAGGGATGTAAGGAGAAAATTTCACAAAACGACCTTGAGGTTAGGataatttttaaacagaaaacacaGCAGCATGAAGTAAGTGATAAGAATTCACACAAAAACACTGGTGGTGGTAAGAACTGTGGCAGTGCTTCAGAGATGTATGAACTTGATGGATCGGTTGATGGTGGTAGAACGAGGAACAGGAGAAGTGCCAGCAGAAAAGGTTCAAAGGTCGTGAAAGAAGTTGTAGATCAGGACAACGTTGTCTCTTCAAGcacaaatgaacaaaatatggaCTGTGATAGTTCTGTTGAAATGGAAAATGGGAAACGGAAGGCGAGAGAGATCATAACAAAACGAGCTTCTTTGAGTCGGACAAGAAATGGACAACAGGTGTTGGAAGAAAACCAGTCAAGTATGAGTGACAGGACATTGAGAAGTAGAAACTCAGTGCATGAGGTTGATAGTGATAGTGAAGGGGACTCAACGTTAGAGAAGGCTGAAGTAAAAACTAAACAGCCGGAAAAGAGGAATACAAGTAGTAGGTCATTAAGGGAAGAGGTGCTTACAAAAACTTCACTGCGGAATAGGAAAAAAATGCCCGTGATAATTGAAAGTGATAGTGATACATCAATTGATATGGAGTCAAGAGAACAGGAAGAGAGAAGAAAACCAGGAAAGAAGCTAGAACAGGGCTCTAGCAAAGGCAAAAAGAGAAAGGGGGGTGTAAGAATCTCAGAAAATGTTGTTGAAGAAGAGGAGGTTGACATGGAGGTCAGATGGACGGAGGAAGAGACAAACAAGCTTGAAGA TGCTTGCAAAATCAACAACCCAGCCCATCCGATGTACTGGTTACGTGTAGCAGAGGCTGTCGGAACTAAAACCGCAGAAGAATGTTCTGAAAGGTTCTTCCGGGATAGTCACACAGCACGGACAAGATCGGAGAAGAAAAAACCTGTCAAGG AGAAACCCAAAGTGACAAGTCTAACAGCTAACAAGGGGACATTAAAGAGAAAGCAGCAGCTCCGCGACATGCTTGATCAGGGAAACCAGGATTATGAAGATGATCTCTTTGAGTCAACACCTTTCAAGGCTAAGAAGCGAAAG GCAGCAACCTTTGGActtgatgatgaggatgatgaggCTATTTATGAAGAACTTGCTCGTAAACAAGGCAAGAGTCGCTTCGAGACACCGAAAGGTGACTTTAGCGTGGGATACATCAAACCCATGGCTGCGTCCAGCAAGAAAACCCCATTATCTAGAGTTGATGAAGACATGTTTACACAAAA GAGAGACCTTGATGGCTATGTACACAGGATCATGAAGCGTAGGATGGTTAACAAGAAGAAAAAAGTGGTATCGAAACATGACACTCCTAAGCCACCAAAACCG GCAGTTGTGGTCCAGGATGATGCAGATCCAAGAATCATTCAGAAACTGTTCAAGGACATTATGAAAGAAACTAATACTGATAAGGAGAATCACGAAGACTCGGAGCATGAAGAGGATTACTACTGGGACGAAAATATCGCCGAAAATAGTTCGTGA